In the Pongo abelii isolate AG06213 chromosome 2, NHGRI_mPonAbe1-v2.0_pri, whole genome shotgun sequence genome, CTGTGACCTGTGCAGGGGTTGGATGAGCCCCCACGGAAACCACCCTCCTTTCTCCTGCTCAGGAGAGAGAACTCTCAGGTGGCCCTTGGTATGCTGGGGCTCCGCCCTCCTGCCAACTCGGGGGTCTGTTCTGGAGCCTCGGAAGGGCCTACGGCAGGGCCCTCTGTGGGTCTCTGGAGGCATTGCAAGAGTGCCCGCGGGTGCCAGGCTTGCGGAGTGCAGGCCCGCAGAGGTCCAGGCAGTGCACGGCGAGAGAGGCGGCCCAATGCCAAGCGCACAGGGCGCTGCAGCAGCCCATATAGGAAGGGGTGAGCCGCGAAGGCCGAGTAGGCGACCCAGGTGACAGCCGCCTCGGCTTCCGCGGCCCGCGCTGCGGGCGCCAGGCACGCGCAACCATAAGGCAGCCAGCAGGCTGCAAATTGGCCCACGGCCAGCGCTGGGGCCAGGGCCGCCTTGCCCCCGGGCAGGCGAGGCCGGAGGGGCGGCAAGATGGAAAGGCGGCTATCCAGAGAGTCCGAGCGGAGTCGGGACCCGCGCGCCGGCCGCGGGGGCCTCAGGGCAGCGCGACGCGCCACCACGAAGATGCCGCCGTAGGCGCCGAGCAGCAGGAGGGCGGGCAGGGCGAAGGCCAGCAGGGCCCAGAGCGGCCGGAAGGGCCCGAGGCCCCCAGCCAGGACCGAGCAGCGAGcaggagcagggggcggtgcggGCGGCGGGCCGAGCAAGGAGAGCGCGCCCAGCAGTCCAGCCGCGGCCCACACGGCGGTGAGCACGAGCACAGGCGGCGGCCGCGAGCCTGGCCGCAGCGGGTGCACGATGAGGCGGTAGCGTGCCAGCCCAAGTGCGGCCACCCCGAGCGTGCAGGCCGGCAGCAGAGCGGCGGAGAGGAAGCGAGCGGCGCGGCATGGCGCGGGGCCCAGGCGCACGCGGCCCAGCCCGGGCGGCGGTGCGGCCAGCAGGCCCAGCGGCATGATGGAGGCGGCCGCCAGCAGGTCCACGACGCACAGGTGCGCCAGGTAGAGCGCGTCGCGCAGTCCCGGCGTGCGCAGCACCACGACCAGCAGCGCGCCGTTGCCCAGCAGTGCCCCCACCTCCACGACAGCTGCCAGGATCAACCCCACCGAGCCTGCGACTTCTGAGGCGTTCAGCCCTGTGGAGTTGGCCATTTGGGCTCTCAGGCTTCACCCTGCGCTGGGATGTAGATGGCAGAATGGAGCCTACAGCTGCAGGATTTCCATCACCTGTTCCTCTTGTCCCCTGCTCCTCTTGTCCCTTGCTCCTCCAGCCCCTCACCTCATTGGCTGCCCAGGAGGTGGCTCCGACGCCCAGGCTGCCATCCTCTTGGGGGCTTGGCCAGGCCCATGGAGGGGTGCAAGGATGAGTCTGCTGTCTttctcccctgccccagcctagCTCCAGCAACTCAGCCCCTGTCGGAGATGGTACTGGCTGTCACTCTGATGTTGCCACACAGGGCTGGCAAGGGAAGGGCAGGGCCTGGCGCCAGCCCCCTGGGTCCTAGCAGCTGCCAGCTGAAGGCTGGAGGCTCTACTGTGGAAGTGCTTGGGGGTGCCTCtagggtggaggggtggaggacAGAGCAGGCACAGACTTGGAGCCTAGACTTGAGAGGGTTAGAGTGTGGCTTTGGAGTCAGCCAGAGCCTGCTCTACCTTTCTCAGTGGTGAGAAGTGCCCCGCCATCTCCTGTCCTCCCCCATCCTCATCAATGGGATGAGCATTTAGCTCTCTTATTAAAGGGAAACTGAGGTACCAGTGAGACgaaagctgaaacaggaggacCCTTAGGCATGCCCTGACCCCCCAAGAGGGCTAGTTCTCTCAGAAAGAAAGGAGGATGGAAAAGTGAGAGAAAAGCATAGGacatggcacatagtaggtgctcagctaATATTAACTTCACACAGAATAGGTGCTCCATGATAGTGTGTGTGATGAGTGAGAGGAGGCCTTAGCAGGCAGATGctctttggttttttttgctgttgtttgcttttgttttcgcTGTTAGCAAACAGGTCCCCTTTTGGTAAGAGCaccctgaattttcttttctttccttttttttttttttttgtgacagggtctctgttgcccaggctggagtgcagtggtgcaatcttggctcactgtaatctctgcctcccaggctcaaacgatcctcccacctcagcctcctgagtagctggaactacaggcatgagccaccacatctggctaaacaCCCTGAATTTTCTTTAGGAAACCACCCCTCCCCAATTCTCAGGACAGGAAGTTTGGGTGAACAAGATCCCCACCCTCTATTTTCCTGATTAGGCACAAAACTCAGTCCTGACTAATCAGTGAATG is a window encoding:
- the GPR62 gene encoding G-protein coupled receptor 62, which translates into the protein MANSTGLNASEVAGSVGLILAAVVEVGALLGNGALLVVVLRTPGLRDALYLAHLCVVDLLAAASIMPLGLLAAPPPGLGRVRLGPAPCRAARFLSAALLPACTLGVAALGLARYRLIVHPLRPGSRPPPVLVLTAVWAAAGLLGALSLLGPPPAPPPAPARCSVLAGGLGPFRPLWALLAFALPALLLLGAYGGIFVVARRAALRPPRPARGSRLRSDSLDSRLSILPPLRPRLPGGKAALAPALAVGQFAACWLPYGCACLAPAARAAEAEAAVTWVAYSAFAAHPFLYGLLQRPVRLALGRLSRRALPGPLRACTPQAWHPRALLQCLQRPTEGPAVGPSEAPEQTPELAGGRSPSIPRAT